The following are from one region of the Gammaproteobacteria bacterium genome:
- the sufC gene encoding Fe-S cluster assembly ATPase SufC produces the protein MIIENSPTILSVQGLRASINGTEILKGIDLTVKSGEIHAIMGLNGSGKSTFAKVLAGHSAYEVTGGTIQFEGENLLELPPEERARAGLFLAFQYPIEIPGVANTQFLRLAYNTVQAQRGKEELDPLEFDDFVREKMKLLEMKPDFLDRSVNEGFSGGEKKRNEILQMALLEPKLSILDETDSGLDIDALKIVANGVNRITHKDNATILVTHYQRLLDYIVPDFVHVMQAGRIVMTGGKELALELETRGYDWISANKQQAMAGVRA, from the coding sequence ATGATTATTGAAAACAGTCCAACTATTCTTTCGGTTCAGGGATTGCGCGCCAGCATCAATGGCACAGAGATTCTGAAAGGTATCGATCTGACGGTCAAAAGTGGGGAAATCCACGCCATCATGGGTTTAAACGGCTCGGGGAAAAGCACTTTTGCCAAGGTGCTGGCCGGCCATTCTGCCTATGAAGTGACCGGTGGAACCATTCAATTTGAAGGTGAAAATTTGCTGGAATTACCGCCCGAAGAGCGCGCCCGCGCTGGGCTATTTCTCGCTTTCCAGTATCCCATCGAAATTCCGGGGGTCGCCAACACGCAATTTCTACGCCTTGCTTACAATACCGTGCAAGCGCAACGCGGCAAAGAAGAGCTCGATCCGCTCGAGTTCGATGACTTTGTGCGCGAGAAAATGAAATTACTGGAAATGAAGCCTGATTTTCTGGATCGCAGCGTCAATGAAGGTTTTTCCGGCGGTGAGAAAAAACGTAACGAAATCCTCCAAATGGCATTACTGGAACCTAAGCTGAGCATACTCGACGAAACCGATTCGGGTCTCGATATCGATGCACTCAAAATCGTCGCCAACGGTGTCAACCGGATCACCCATAAGGACAATGCCACGATTCTGGTAACCCATTATCAACGCCTGTTGGACTATATCGTGCCCGATTTCGTGCATGTCATGCAGGCAGGCCGTATCGTCATGACCGGCGGCAAAGAACTCGCGCTGGAATTGGAAACACGCGGCTATGATTGGATCAGCGCCAATAAGCAGCAAGCGATGGCTGGGGTTCGCGCATGA
- the sufD gene encoding Fe-S cluster assembly protein SufD — MSEATHPDYLECLLKSWQAKPAEPLSWLNQLRAQAIDRVSTQKLPTKRDEEWRFTDISPLARLPYRPSQPDPNLHIQDIQHLFLDEVKNRLVFVDGHFSRQLSVITNPDFTIGNLPELLSTHASVLESHLGQYARFDNNVFTALNTAFLRDGAVIIAPKNTAVAEPIHVLFIATQSEVTHYPRCLLIGESGSRVTLIEDYAALGKAAYITNTITEISLAANAHAQHIRLQRESTQAFHLANCAVSLAHASNYQSISIALGSRISRYNLDVRLTDEAAECVVDGLAVISDHQLADTHTCIDHSKPNGTSHQQHKCIADDTAHAVFNGKIIVRPHAQRTNSSQSSRNLLLSKTAQVDTKPQLEIFADDVKCSHGATVGQLDQEEIFYLRSRGLSEKAARNLLTYAFGAEIISRIPVTSLRQQLEQAVLDQTQSNSL, encoded by the coding sequence ATGAGCGAAGCAACCCATCCGGATTACCTCGAGTGCCTGCTGAAATCCTGGCAGGCAAAACCTGCCGAGCCGCTCTCTTGGTTGAATCAATTACGGGCGCAAGCCATTGATCGGGTCAGCACACAAAAATTACCGACCAAGCGCGATGAGGAATGGCGTTTCACGGACATTTCACCGCTCGCCCGCCTGCCCTACCGTCCGTCGCAACCGGATCCGAATCTGCACATTCAGGACATTCAGCATTTATTTCTGGATGAGGTGAAAAACCGCCTGGTATTTGTTGATGGTCATTTTTCCCGGCAATTATCGGTCATCACCAATCCTGATTTCACGATAGGCAACTTGCCCGAGCTCTTATCCACGCATGCGTCAGTCCTGGAATCTCATCTGGGCCAGTATGCGCGATTTGACAACAACGTGTTTACCGCATTGAATACCGCTTTCTTGCGTGATGGCGCGGTAATTATTGCACCTAAAAACACCGCCGTCGCCGAACCTATTCACGTACTGTTCATCGCGACACAAAGCGAGGTTACTCATTATCCGCGCTGTTTGTTGATCGGAGAAAGCGGCAGTCGGGTCACGTTGATTGAAGATTATGCAGCACTGGGAAAAGCTGCCTACATTACCAACACGATCACCGAGATCAGCCTGGCTGCCAATGCTCATGCCCAGCATATCCGGCTACAACGTGAGAGCACGCAAGCTTTTCATTTGGCCAACTGCGCGGTATCGCTCGCCCATGCCAGCAATTATCAATCGATCAGCATTGCGCTGGGATCGCGCATATCGCGTTATAACCTGGATGTCCGTTTAACCGATGAAGCGGCCGAGTGCGTTGTTGACGGACTGGCTGTGATTTCGGATCACCAGCTGGCGGATACTCATACTTGCATCGATCACAGCAAACCGAACGGCACGAGCCATCAGCAGCATAAATGCATTGCCGATGATACGGCACACGCGGTATTTAATGGAAAAATCATCGTACGCCCTCATGCGCAGCGTACCAATTCGTCGCAGTCCAGTCGTAACTTGCTGCTGAGTAAAACAGCGCAAGTGGACACCAAGCCGCAACTGGAGATTTTTGCCGACGACGTTAAATGTTCGCATGGCGCCACGGTCGGACAGCTCGATCAGGAAGAAATTTTTTATCTGCGCAGCCGCGGTTTGTCAGAAAAAGCTGCACGCAATTTATTAACTTATGCGTTTGGCGCTGAAATCATCAGCCGCATTCCGGTAACATCGCTGCGCCAGCAACTTGAGCAAGCGGTTCTCGATCAAACGCAAAGCAACTCACTATGA
- a CDS encoding cysteine desulfurase — MNSANTSLKPEISSSFDWERIRADFPILQLKIDGKPLIYLDNAASSQMPQQVIDRLVRYQTTQHANINRAVHYLSEVATLEYHNARCKLQQFINAREDREVIFTSGTTDSINLVMHGYGRKFIKAGDEIILTTLEHHSNIVPWQMLAEEKGAKIRVVPINDKGELEVDEYEKLFNERTKFVGLIHVSNALGTINPIKGMIDFAHRHSVPVLIDGAQAAPHIPIDVQALDCDFYAFSAHKLCGPTGVGILYGKATLLEAMQPFKGGGDMISSVTFEKTTYNTIPHKFEAGTPPIAAAIGFGAAVEYLTAIGIERIAAYEFDLLEYATKRLSEMPGVRIIGTAEKKTAVISFTIDGVHPHDVGTILNQDGIAVRTGHHCAQPIMQRFNVPATSRASFAFYNKKTEVDALVTGIKTVQKIFL; from the coding sequence ATGAATTCAGCCAATACTTCTTTGAAACCCGAAATTTCCTCCAGCTTTGATTGGGAAAGGATTCGTGCCGACTTTCCGATTCTGCAACTCAAAATAGACGGCAAGCCGCTGATCTACCTCGATAATGCGGCTTCGAGTCAAATGCCGCAGCAGGTTATCGACCGGCTGGTGCGGTATCAAACGACGCAGCACGCCAATATCAACCGTGCTGTTCATTATCTGTCCGAAGTTGCCACGCTGGAGTATCACAACGCACGCTGCAAGTTACAGCAGTTCATCAATGCCCGTGAAGACCGGGAAGTCATCTTCACCAGCGGCACGACTGATTCCATCAATCTGGTCATGCACGGTTACGGGCGGAAATTTATCAAGGCAGGCGATGAAATCATCCTGACGACGCTGGAACACCATTCCAACATCGTCCCTTGGCAAATGCTTGCAGAGGAAAAAGGCGCAAAAATCCGTGTGGTGCCGATCAATGACAAAGGCGAACTTGAAGTTGACGAGTACGAAAAACTATTCAATGAACGTACCAAATTCGTCGGCCTAATCCACGTATCCAATGCGCTCGGTACGATTAATCCGATCAAAGGCATGATCGATTTTGCACATCGCCACAGTGTGCCGGTGCTGATCGACGGTGCTCAGGCAGCGCCGCATATTCCCATTGATGTGCAAGCGCTCGATTGTGACTTTTACGCTTTTTCCGCGCACAAACTTTGCGGCCCGACCGGGGTCGGCATTCTTTATGGCAAAGCAACTCTGCTCGAAGCGATGCAGCCTTTTAAAGGTGGCGGCGATATGATTTCCTCCGTGACGTTTGAAAAGACGACTTACAATACCATTCCGCATAAATTCGAGGCCGGTACGCCGCCCATTGCGGCTGCGATAGGTTTCGGCGCTGCGGTCGAGTATTTGACCGCCATTGGAATCGAGCGCATCGCTGCTTACGAATTCGACTTGCTTGAATATGCAACCAAGCGCCTCAGCGAAATGCCGGGTGTCAGAATCATTGGCACAGCCGAAAAAAAAACAGCGGTCATCTCTTTTACCATCGATGGAGTCCACCCGCATGACGTCGGTACCATTCTGAATCAGGACGGCATTGCCGTTCGCACCGGCCATCATTGCGCGCAGCCCATCATGCAACGCTTCAATGTGCCGGCTACTTCGCGTGCTTCATTTGCTTTTTACAATAAAAAAACAGAAGTCGACGCCTTGGTTACCGGCATTAAAACCGTACAAAAGATTTTTTTATGA
- a CDS encoding SUF system NifU family Fe-S cluster assembly protein, with product MHTNSLYQEVILDHNRKPRNYGKLDHANHHAVGHNPLCGDRLDITLQLDNDQINNIAFQGESCAICKASASMMTSAVKGKSRADAETLIHEFRELATGKLDISQPNHLGRLTVFSGIRDLPTRVKCAILPWHTLHAALNSITSASTESTESAPPMPDNA from the coding sequence ATGCATACGAATTCACTGTATCAAGAAGTCATCCTTGACCATAACCGTAAGCCGCGCAACTACGGCAAGCTGGATCATGCCAATCACCATGCCGTCGGACATAATCCGTTATGCGGCGATCGCCTGGATATTACGCTGCAACTGGACAATGATCAGATCAACAACATTGCTTTCCAGGGTGAGTCCTGTGCCATCTGCAAAGCATCCGCTTCGATGATGACATCCGCGGTCAAGGGAAAATCCCGTGCCGATGCGGAAACATTGATTCATGAGTTTCGCGAATTGGCGACCGGAAAGCTGGACATCAGCCAACCGAATCACCTGGGCCGGTTGACAGTTTTTTCCGGTATACGGGATTTGCCGACACGCGTCAAATGCGCCATTTTGCCCTGGCATACGTTGCACGCCGCATTGAATTCAATCACCAGCGCATCGACCGAAAGCACCGAATCTGCTCCGCCGATGCCGGATAACGCATAG
- a CDS encoding NifU family protein — translation MPKIADIEGTPNKNALKFILKEPLTWGVARSYDNAEAAKDDPLAAALFDIDHVTNVFYIDQWITVTQDGEANWQDLAREIADPIRAAPAATAQSAETVAAANNELANLSPEDQVRLEKINVLLDEEVRPYLQHDGGDLHILGLEGNILHIHYQGACGTCPSSISGTLRGIENMLKTIEPDIQVVAI, via the coding sequence ATGCCGAAAATTGCTGATATTGAAGGTACACCGAACAAAAACGCCTTGAAGTTCATCCTCAAGGAGCCTCTGACGTGGGGCGTTGCACGCTCGTACGACAATGCCGAAGCCGCCAAGGATGATCCGTTGGCTGCTGCATTATTCGACATCGATCATGTCACCAATGTTTTCTATATCGACCAATGGATCACCGTCACGCAAGACGGAGAAGCCAATTGGCAGGATCTGGCGCGCGAGATCGCCGATCCTATCCGCGCAGCACCGGCCGCCACCGCGCAATCCGCTGAAACGGTCGCTGCAGCCAACAACGAGCTGGCTAATCTCAGTCCGGAAGATCAAGTGCGCTTGGAAAAAATCAATGTCCTGCTGGATGAAGAAGTACGCCCTTATCTGCAGCACGATGGCGGCGATCTGCATATCCTGGGATTGGAAGGCAACATTCTGCACATCCACTATCAAGGTGCATGCGGCACGTGTCCCAGTTCGATATCCGGCACACTGCGAGGAATCGAGAATATGCTAAAAACCATTGAACCCGACATTCAGGTTGTCGCGATCTAA
- a CDS encoding elongation factor P, with protein MKTAMELRSGNVVMVGNDPMVVQRAEFTKSGRNASVVKMKLKNLFSSTTTETVYKADEKFDLVVLDRKDCTYSYFADPLYVFMDADYNQVEVEADNMQDVLNYLIDGMEDVCQVTFYDGKAISVELPNTIVREVEYTEPAVRGDTTGKIMKPAKLVGSGFEIQVAAFVEIGDKIEIDPHNNEFRKRV; from the coding sequence ATGAAAACCGCAATGGAACTCCGCTCAGGTAACGTCGTGATGGTCGGTAATGACCCGATGGTTGTGCAGCGGGCAGAATTCACCAAATCTGGCCGTAACGCATCGGTGGTTAAAATGAAACTGAAAAATTTGTTTTCCAGTACCACGACAGAGACGGTTTACAAGGCGGATGAGAAATTCGATTTGGTCGTTCTCGATAGAAAGGACTGTACCTATAGCTACTTCGCCGATCCGCTCTATGTTTTCATGGATGCTGACTATAATCAGGTGGAAGTGGAAGCGGACAATATGCAGGATGTTCTGAATTACCTAATCGATGGTATGGAGGATGTTTGTCAGGTAACGTTCTATGATGGCAAAGCGATTTCTGTTGAACTACCCAATACGATCGTGCGTGAGGTTGAATATACCGAGCCTGCAGTGCGGGGCGATACGACCGGAAAAATCATGAAACCGGCCAAACTGGTGGGAAGCGGTTTTGAAATCCAGGTGGCGGCCTTCGTGGAAATCGGCGACAAAATTGAAATTGATCCGCACAACAACGAATTCAGAAAACGCGTTTGA
- the earP gene encoding elongation factor P maturation arginine rhamnosyltransferase EarP, whose amino-acid sequence MPPRWDIFCTVVDNFGDIGVCWRLAKQLTQDHHQIVRLWIDDLMSFSRIAPDVNSGMQRQSVLGIEICLWRPVFPEVEPADVVIETFACELPGAYITAMLRRKKQPVWINLEYLSAEPWVVQYHGLPSPHPRFSLTKTFFFPGFVPGTGGLLREKHLMAQREAFDAAAEQVFLQRKGILGRRSDEIRMSLFCYDTAPLEKLVQILSESSAPVLLIVPQGNAADRIATSLGHAVRINGLFKQQQLTVQIIPFLEQTDYDRLLWSCDINFVRGEDSFVRAQWAINPFIWNIYPQAEEAHWKKLDAFLALYTAGMPVEVVAAVRDLWVCWNGGNEMNNTVWLNFLGLRESLTQCNKKWVLQLTGQIDLASNLVQYAENRL is encoded by the coding sequence ATGCCGCCCCGCTGGGATATTTTTTGCACGGTTGTCGATAATTTCGGCGACATTGGGGTTTGCTGGCGGTTGGCAAAACAGCTGACGCAGGATCACCATCAAATCGTACGGTTGTGGATCGATGATTTGATGTCTTTTTCCCGTATTGCGCCGGATGTGAATTCCGGCATGCAGCGGCAAAGCGTGCTGGGAATTGAAATCTGTCTCTGGCGGCCGGTGTTTCCGGAGGTTGAACCGGCTGACGTGGTGATAGAAACATTTGCCTGCGAATTGCCGGGTGCTTACATTACTGCAATGCTGCGCAGGAAAAAGCAACCGGTTTGGATCAATCTGGAATACCTCAGTGCCGAGCCTTGGGTAGTGCAATACCATGGCCTGCCTTCACCGCATCCGCGCTTTTCTTTAACCAAAACATTTTTCTTTCCGGGATTTGTACCTGGTACCGGTGGATTGTTGCGGGAAAAGCATTTGATGGCACAGCGGGAAGCGTTTGATGCTGCGGCAGAACAGGTATTTTTGCAGCGAAAAGGCATACTGGGGCGCCGCTCCGATGAGATACGCATGTCATTGTTTTGTTACGATACTGCGCCGCTTGAAAAGCTGGTGCAAATATTGTCCGAGTCTTCGGCACCGGTTCTGTTGATCGTGCCGCAAGGCAATGCGGCCGATCGCATTGCAACCTCATTGGGTCATGCAGTGCGGATAAACGGATTGTTTAAACAGCAACAATTAACCGTGCAGATCATTCCATTCCTGGAGCAAACCGATTATGACCGGTTGCTGTGGAGCTGCGATATTAATTTTGTGCGTGGCGAAGATTCCTTCGTACGCGCGCAGTGGGCTATCAATCCGTTTATTTGGAATATTTATCCGCAAGCGGAAGAAGCGCATTGGAAAAAGCTGGATGCTTTTCTTGCGCTCTATACGGCCGGTATGCCGGTGGAAGTCGTGGCCGCAGTGCGAGACCTTTGGGTTTGCTGGAACGGAGGGAATGAAATGAATAATACGGTCTGGCTGAACTTCCTGGGTTTACGCGAGTCTCTGACGCAGTGTAATAAAAAATGGGTTTTACAGCTAACCGGACAAATCGATCTTGCATCCAATCTGGTGCAATATGCTGAAAATCGGCTATAA
- a CDS encoding DUF4126 family protein: MENYETLLTTIALMMGVSWASGINLYAVLLVLGWGGSTGHIDLPSELAVLEDPLVIGAAAVMYFIEFFIDKIPGMDSVWDSIQTFVRIPAGAMLAAGAVGDVTPALEIAAGILGGGMAATSHVTKTGTRLLINTSPEPFTNWSASLTGDFLVFSGMWTALKHPEVFLVLLVVFLGLAIWLLPKLWRLIKALFAKIGRFLGLVKTEPEAPNQSDMPIPGMNYNGLSTLERLQKLRDQGTLTEQEFERQKERILKESNH; the protein is encoded by the coding sequence ATGGAAAATTATGAGACATTGTTAACGACGATCGCTCTGATGATGGGAGTTTCCTGGGCGAGCGGCATCAATCTGTACGCGGTTTTGCTGGTGCTGGGCTGGGGCGGTTCAACCGGTCATATCGATTTGCCCTCGGAGCTGGCGGTTCTGGAGGATCCGCTGGTGATCGGCGCCGCTGCAGTCATGTATTTCATCGAGTTTTTTATCGACAAAATACCGGGAATGGATTCCGTATGGGATTCCATTCAAACGTTTGTTCGCATTCCAGCCGGTGCCATGCTGGCCGCCGGCGCCGTGGGCGATGTGACGCCGGCGCTGGAGATTGCAGCGGGCATTTTGGGCGGCGGCATGGCGGCAACGAGTCATGTGACCAAGACGGGTACGCGACTGCTGATCAATACGTCGCCGGAACCTTTTACCAATTGGTCGGCCTCGCTCACGGGCGATTTCCTGGTATTTTCAGGGATGTGGACTGCGTTAAAACACCCGGAAGTTTTTCTGGTGTTATTGGTTGTTTTTTTGGGGCTGGCCATTTGGTTGCTGCCTAAGTTATGGCGTTTGATAAAAGCACTGTTTGCTAAAATAGGCCGATTTCTCGGTTTGGTAAAAACCGAGCCGGAAGCGCCCAATCAATCGGATATGCCTATACCGGGGATGAATTATAACGGGTTATCGACGCTGGAACGGCTGCAAAAACTGCGCGATCAGGGGACTCTGACGGAACAGGAATTTGAGCGGCAGAAAGAGAGAATCCTGAAAGAAAGCAATCATTGA
- a CDS encoding universal stress protein, translated as MYQRIILPVDGSPTSERALDEAIKFAQQQNAQVEVVHVLEDIWYFDSENYLNYAELVDAMKGSGKKILAQAQTKLQQAGVTVETKLLEAHGGRIANAITAEAKNNQADLIMIGTHGRSGVSHMLLGSVAEGVVRTAHIPVLLIRGG; from the coding sequence ATGTATCAGCGAATAATATTGCCGGTGGACGGTAGTCCGACATCCGAGCGCGCATTGGATGAAGCGATCAAATTTGCGCAGCAGCAGAATGCACAAGTGGAGGTCGTGCATGTTCTCGAGGATATTTGGTATTTTGATAGCGAAAATTATCTGAATTACGCTGAACTGGTCGATGCCATGAAAGGCAGCGGCAAGAAAATACTCGCACAAGCGCAAACGAAACTGCAGCAAGCTGGAGTGACGGTTGAGACAAAATTGCTGGAAGCGCATGGTGGGCGAATTGCCAACGCCATTACGGCCGAAGCGAAGAATAATCAGGCGGATTTGATTATGATCGGTACGCACGGCCGGTCCGGTGTCAGCCATATGTTGCTCGGCAGTGTTGCGGAAGGCGTGGTGCGCACTGCGCATATTCCGGTACTGCTGATTCGTGGCGGTTGA